A genomic window from Spodoptera frugiperda isolate SF20-4 chromosome 29, AGI-APGP_CSIRO_Sfru_2.0, whole genome shotgun sequence includes:
- the LOC118268076 gene encoding pre-mRNA-processing factor 17 → MLNIQNYGSSSEEEEDNETETIKGESNEKLLSHLKPVDSNFSVAKSMQICAAPVVMPTNSDDTRVLLPNNQELMHNPKYEELFAPTYGPENPFQTQQMRANRNILSGYVEKAHISDFQFENQRRTFTSYGHAVDPSTDSEATGDAVVVSAMIAPPEEALGKSVFETIKKRPLDKKKRTKNDNPEDINGFLGPWGGYEGEQRVMRPEGDEAKELQEIVAKRQKKGKVDEDKPLEEKSIFHIDNATDYQGRSWIAPPRSETQLRSDTPPDKCFLPKAHIFTWKGHTKGVAAVRWFPGTAHLMLSAGMDCRVKIWEVYGERRCIRTYFGHRQAVRDVNFNNTGDKFLSAAYDRYIKLWDTETGECISRFTSRKVTYCAKFNPDEDKQHLFVAGTSDKKIICWDIRSGEIVQEYDRHLGAVNTITFVDDNRRFVTTSDDKSLRVWEWDIPVDMKYIADPSMHSLPAVTVSPNGKWLACQSMDNKVIVFSALNRFKMNRKKTFSGHMVAGYACSVDFSPDMSYLVSGDADGKCYIWDWKTTKLYKKWKAHDGVCITSLWHPHEPSKLLTAGWDGVIKYWD, encoded by the exons atgttaaatatacaaaactaCGGTAGCAGTTCAGAGGAAGAAGAGGATAATGAGACGGAAACTATTAAAGGGGAGAGCAACGAAAAGTTATTATCACACTTGAAACCAGTTGATTCTAACTTTTCCGTGGCTAAATCGATGCAAATATGTGCTGCGCCTGTTGTGATGCCCACG AACAGCGACGATACAAGAGTTTTGTTACCAAACAATCAAGAATTAATGCACAATCCTAAGTATGAAGAACTATTTGCTCCTACATATGGTCCAGAGAATCCGTTTCAAACGCAACAGATGAGAGCTAATAGAAATATATTGTCTGGTTACGTAGAGAAGGCACATATAAGTGACTTTCAGTTTGAGAATCAAAGGCGAACATTTACTAGTTACGGACATGCTGTAGATCCTTCTACGGACAGTGAAGCCACTGGTGATGCTGTAGTTG TGTCTGCAATGATAGCACCACCAGAAGAGGCACTAGGTAAATCAGTGTTTGAGACTATAAAGAAGAGGCCGCTTGACAAAAAGAAGAGGACCAAGAATGACAACCCTGAAGATATCAATGGATTCCTCGGACCCTGGGGAGGATATGAGGGTGAACAGAG AGTGATGAGGCCAGAAGGTGATGAAGCTAAGGAACTGCAGGAGATTGTCGCCAAACGACAGAAGAAAGGCAAAGTGGATGAAGACAAACCATTGGAAGAGAAATCTATATTCCATA TTGACAACGCGACAGACTACCAGGGCCGGTCGTGGATCGCGCCGCCGCGTAGTGAGACACAGCTGCGGAGTGATACGCCGCCCGACAAGTGCTTCTTGCCTAag GCACATATCTTCACGTGGAAGGGCCACACGAAGGGAGTGGCGGCGGTGCGCTGGTTCCCCGGCACCGCGCATCTCATGTTGTCTGCTGGCATGGACTGCAGGGTCAAG ATTTGGGAAGTGTACGGCGAACGTCGTTGTATACGGACATACTTCGGACACAGACAAGCTGTTAGAGATGTCAACTTCAATAATACTGGGGATAAATTCTTATCTGCAG CTTACGACCGTTACATAAAACTCTGGGACACGGAGACTGGAGAGTGTATATCGCGGTTCACTTCCCGGAAGGTGACATACTGCGCCAAGTTCAACCCAGATGAAGACAAACAGCATCTCTTCGTAGCCGGCACTTCGGACAAGAAGATTATTTGT TGGGACATCCGCAGCGGGGAGATAGTCCAGGAGTACGACCGGCACCTCGGCGCCGTCAACACCATCACGTTCGTCGACGACAACAGACGGTTCGTCACCACTTCTGACGACAAGAGTCTGCGGGTTTGGGAATG GGACATACCAGTAGACATGAAATACATAGCGGACCCGTCAATGCATTCATTGCCGGCGGTGACGGTGTCTCCCAACGGCAAGTGGCTCGCCTGCCAGTCGATGGACAACAAGGTGATCGTCTTCAGCGCCCTCAACAGATTTAAGATGAACAGGAAAAAGACGTTCAGCGGTCACATGGTGGCCGGGTACGCGTGTTCCGTGGACTTCTCGCCTGATATGAG TTACCTCGTGTCCGGCGACGCGGACGGAAAGTGTTACATATGGGACTGGAAGACTACGAAACTGTACAAAAAGTGGAAGGCGCACGACGGCGTGTGTATCACATCGCTGTGGCACCCACACGAACCCAGCAAGCTGCTCACGGCAGGCTGGGACGGCGTCATCAAATACTGGGATTAA
- the LOC118268075 gene encoding phosphatidylinositol-glycan biosynthesis class F protein: MFSLQNQLELRKVTISSLITCIYLPSIITVISYKGILYSVGNGSSCFVLALIFVAELLKSFYLNSSSDAQAKKNKANKNIAGDILRGFVFLLCVKFTFFVGIILFGAPVLDCHEETLMLSLLLTLLTVFPLLLHTGVESSLQLLFGIRNYGKNTVIEMLVNNALLTVCGAWVGAVVIPLDWNTPWQKWPIPCYLGAVGGFLLSNVLTVLKVTLMSSAQKYPILNIFVQILNGFQVSKQ, from the coding sequence atgttttcattgcAAAATCAGTTAGAACTACGGAAAGTAACAATATCAAGTTTGATAACATGCATTTATTTACCGAGTATTATTACAGTAATATCGTATAAAGGTATCCTGTATTCAGTGGGCAATGGATCTTCGTGCTTCGTTTTGGCTTTAATTTTCGTCGCTGAGTTGTTAAAATCATTTTATCTGAACTCCAGTAGCGATGCACAAGCGAAAAAGAACAAGGCCAATAAGAATATCGCGGGGGATATCTTGAGAGGCTTTGTGTTCCTATTATGTGTGAAGTTTACGTTTTTCGTGGGGATTATATTGTTCGGAGCGCCTGTACTTGATTGTCACGAGGAGACGCTGATGCTCTCGCTGTTACTTACGTTACTAACAGTGTTTCCTCTGTTACTGCACACTGGAGTGGAGTCATCCTTGCAGCTGCTGTTTGGAATTAGAAATTATGGAAAGAACACTGTGATTGAGATGTTGGTCAACAACGCCTTGTTGACGGTTTGTGGAGCGTGGGTGGGGGCTGTCGTCATCCCCTTAGACTGGAACACACCCTGGCAGAAGTGGCCGATACCTTGCTACCTTGGTGCAGTGGGAGGATTCCTGCTATCAAATGTACTAACAGTATTGAAAGTAACACTAATGAGCTCCGCACAGAAATATCCCATACTAAACATCTTTGTACAAATACTGAACGGGTTTCAAGTATCTAAGCAATGA
- the LOC118268077 gene encoding 5-aminolevulinate synthase, erythroid-specific, mitochondrial, with product MRCPFLGSLNQAFVKNYGATLMKQYGNYCPMITRGFRTLGVDETKCPFIQQNVGISEAPKEMTEDITEPAQSYHYEKFFHEQISAKKRDYSYRIFRKVSRLAAEGVYPQALEGPDNHRVTVWCANDYLGASRHPVVQDAAINAIKAYGTGAGGTRNIAGNSQMTEKLEAEIAHLHKKPAALIFSSCFVANDATLSTLAKILPGCLIFSDAGNHASMIQGIRNSRAPKQIFRHNDPNHLRELLSQSPEGVPKLVVFETVHSMSGAICPLDEMCDIAHEYGALTFVDEVHAVGLYGKHGAGIGEERSIQHKIDIVSGTLGKAFGNVGGYIAGSSLLVDTVRSLAPGFIFTTALPPPVLAGSLAAIRLLASEEGRSLRAKHQAIVRYLKLSLLVAGLPQMPSVSHIVPVPITGADKVAAVAESLMKRGHYVQAINYPTVARGEERLRFAPGPYHTTEMIDSLVTALTEAFHENNISFNEFMKNGTCRECSMEYKVDIAYEEPSFKYTQVA from the coding sequence ATGCGCTGCCCATTCTTAGGATCGTTGAACCAAGCCTTCGTAAAGAAttacggagcaactcttatGAAACAATACGGAAACTACTGTCCTATGATTACTCGAGGATTCCGCACTCTCGGCGTTGATGAAACCAAGTGCCCCTTCATCCAGCAAAATGTTGGAATCTCCGAAGCACCCAAGGAGATGACGGAAGACATCACCGAGCCCGCGCAGTCGTACCACTATGAGAAGTTCTTCCACGAGCAGATCAGTGCCAAGAAGAGGGACTACTCATACCGCATCTTCAGGAAGGTGTCCCGGTTAGCTGCAGAAGGCGTGTACCCGCAGGCCCTGGAAGGCCCCGACAACCATCGTGTTACCGTTTGGTGCGCCAACGACTACCTCGGTGCCTCCCGTCACCCTGTTGTTCAAGATGCTGCTATCAATGCCATTAAAGCCTATGGTACTGGAGCTGGAGGCACCAGGAACATCGCCGGGAACTCTCAGATGACAGAAAAACTTGAAGCCGAAATAGCTCATCTGCACAAGAAACCTGCAGCCTTAATATTCAGTTCATGTTTTGTTGCTAATGATGCAACATTGTCTACTTTGGCAAAAATTCTACCTGGCTGCTTAATATTTTCTGATGCTGGGAACCATGCCTCTATGATACAGGGAATAAGAAACAGTCGAGCACCAAAGCAAATATTTAGACATAATGATCCAAACCACTTGAGAGAGTTACTATCTCAATCACCGGAAGGTGTACCCAAGCTAGTCGTGTTTGAGACTGTCCACTCGATGAGTGGAGCGATATGTCCACTGGATGAAATGTGTGACATAGCCCATGAGTATGGTGCTCTGACATTTGTTGATGAAGTCCATGCTGTAGGGTTGTATGGGAAACATGGTGCTGGTATAGGGGAAGAGAGAAGCATACAGCACAAGATAGACATAGTATCCGGAACATTGGGGAAAGCATTTGGTAATGTTGGGGGCTACATTGCTGGGTCTTCTCTATTGGTAGACACAGTGAGATCCCTAGCTCCTGGCTTCATATTCACCACGGCACTACCGCCGCCTGTACTGGCGGGATCGCTAGCCGCCATTAGACTTCTCGCAAGTGAAGAGGGCAGAAGCTTGCGAGCCAAGCACCAAGCTATTGTGCGATACCTAAAGCTGTCGCTTCTTGTGGCAGGTCTGCCACAAATGCCGTCAGTCAGTCACATTGTACCTGTACCTATAACGGGCGCCGATAAAGTGGCCGCCGTCGCCGAGTCTTTGATGAAGAGGGGTCACTACGTGCAGGCCATCAACTACCCGACCGTGGCAAGAGGGGAGGAGCGACTGAGGTTCGCGCCTGGCCCCTACCACACTACGGAGATGATCGACAGCCTGGTCACAGCCCTAACTGAAGCATTCCATGAGAACAATATAAGTTTCAATGAGTTTATGAAGAATGGCACATGCCGCGAGTGTAGCATGGAGTACAAGGTTGACATTGCGTACGAGGAGCCAAGCTTCAAGTACACGCAAGTCGCGTAG